From a single Hymenobacter sp. YIM 151500-1 genomic region:
- a CDS encoding RelA/SpoT family protein: MSTVIDPEVERQEILRHYRRLLRTAKPYLKEGDAKLIKKAFNTSLEAHKEMRRKSGEPYILHPLAVAQIVVEEIGLGTTSIVAALLHDVVEDTPWEIADVEREFGGKVARIVDGLTKISGVFEYGTSEQAENFRKMLLTLSEDVRVILIKLADRLHNMRTLDSMPRHKQLKIASETIYLYAPLAHRLGLYAIKTELEDLYLKYTDTEIYTELVNRVRQSRAARNRFIKDFVHPIDEELKSQGFSYEIKGRPKSIYSILKKMRKQNVTFDEVYDLFAIRVILDVPQEQEKAACWQVYSIVTDFYQPNPDRLRDWVSTPKANGYESLHTTVMSRTGQWVEVQIRSRRMDDIAEKGYAAHWKYKDTGAPQPESTLEAWINKVREMLETNNSSALEFMDEFRQNLFVKEVYAFTPKGKLIILPDKATALDFAFEIHSQIGLRCLGAKVNQKLQPLSYQLRNGDQVEILTSQKQRPTEEWLQYVTTSKARTRIKDWLRDDKRAKSEDGRYIVEKRLELLGVEPSQENINRLLAHFNIHNQQEFFYRVAIGQVDGREIQKNLFDPSIEAPRLPSMLQPKAFDHEVQKIRGVNANMLVIGERTDKFDYTIAPCCNPIPGDDVFGFETDQGIVIHRTSCPKAVQMMSNYGNRIVRAKWTDQLELAFLAGIRIKGSDRVGLVNDVTRIISNSLKVNMRSITVDSIDGMFEGQIMVFVNDTDQLNKLIHRLSKVNGVLLVERFDS; encoded by the coding sequence ATGTCCACTGTCATTGACCCCGAAGTAGAGCGCCAGGAAATTCTGCGCCACTACCGCCGCCTGCTCCGCACCGCCAAGCCCTATTTAAAGGAAGGCGACGCCAAGCTGATCAAAAAGGCCTTTAACACTTCCCTGGAGGCGCACAAAGAAATGCGGCGCAAGTCCGGGGAGCCCTACATTCTGCACCCGCTGGCCGTAGCCCAGATTGTGGTGGAGGAAATCGGGCTGGGCACCACCAGCATCGTGGCGGCCCTGCTGCACGACGTGGTGGAAGACACGCCCTGGGAAATTGCCGACGTAGAGCGGGAGTTTGGCGGCAAGGTAGCCCGCATTGTGGACGGCCTCACCAAGATTTCGGGCGTGTTTGAGTACGGTACCTCCGAGCAGGCCGAGAACTTCCGCAAAATGCTGCTCACGCTGTCCGAAGATGTGCGCGTCATCCTCATCAAGCTCGCCGACCGCCTGCATAACATGCGGACCCTGGACTCGATGCCGCGGCACAAGCAGCTCAAAATTGCTTCGGAAACCATTTACCTCTACGCTCCGCTGGCCCACCGCCTCGGCCTCTACGCCATCAAAACCGAGCTGGAGGACCTCTACCTCAAGTACACCGACACCGAGATATACACCGAGCTGGTGAACCGGGTGCGCCAAAGCCGCGCCGCCCGTAACCGGTTTATCAAAGACTTCGTGCATCCTATTGATGAAGAGCTGAAGTCCCAGGGCTTTAGCTACGAAATTAAAGGCCGCCCCAAAAGCATCTATTCCATCCTGAAAAAGATGCGCAAACAGAACGTCACCTTCGACGAAGTGTACGACCTGTTTGCCATCCGCGTGATTCTGGACGTGCCTCAGGAGCAGGAAAAAGCCGCCTGCTGGCAGGTGTATAGCATCGTAACCGACTTCTACCAGCCCAACCCCGACCGGCTACGCGACTGGGTGAGCACGCCCAAAGCCAACGGCTACGAGTCCTTGCATACCACAGTTATGTCGCGCACCGGGCAGTGGGTGGAGGTTCAAATCCGCAGCCGCCGCATGGACGACATTGCCGAAAAAGGCTACGCTGCGCACTGGAAATACAAGGACACCGGCGCCCCCCAGCCCGAATCGACGCTGGAAGCGTGGATCAACAAGGTGCGCGAAATGCTCGAAACCAATAACTCCAGCGCCTTGGAGTTCATGGACGAGTTCCGCCAGAATCTCTTCGTGAAAGAGGTGTATGCCTTCACGCCCAAAGGCAAGCTCATCATCCTGCCCGACAAGGCCACGGCCTTGGATTTTGCCTTCGAGATTCACTCCCAAATTGGCCTGCGCTGCCTCGGGGCCAAAGTCAACCAGAAGCTTCAACCCCTAAGCTACCAACTCCGCAACGGCGACCAAGTGGAGATTCTGACCTCGCAGAAGCAGCGGCCTACGGAGGAATGGTTGCAGTACGTTACCACGTCCAAAGCCCGCACCCGCATCAAAGACTGGCTGCGCGATGATAAGCGGGCCAAATCCGAGGATGGCCGTTACATCGTGGAAAAACGGCTGGAGCTGCTTGGCGTCGAACCTTCACAGGAAAATATCAACCGTTTGCTGGCTCATTTCAACATCCACAACCAGCAGGAATTTTTCTACCGCGTAGCCATTGGCCAAGTGGATGGCCGCGAAATTCAAAAGAACCTCTTCGACCCCAGCATCGAAGCCCCGCGCCTACCGTCTATGCTTCAGCCCAAAGCATTTGACCATGAGGTACAGAAAATTCGGGGCGTCAACGCCAACATGCTCGTGATAGGGGAGCGGACCGACAAGTTCGATTACACCATTGCGCCCTGCTGCAACCCCATCCCCGGCGATGATGTGTTCGGCTTTGAAACCGACCAAGGCATCGTTATTCACCGCACGTCCTGCCCCAAGGCCGTTCAAATGATGTCGAACTACGGCAATCGTATTGTGCGCGCCAAATGGACCGACCAGCTAGAACTAGCCTTCCTGGCTGGGATTCGCATCAAGGGCTCCGACCGGGTAGGCTTGGTCAATGATGTCACGCGCATCATTAGCAACAGTCTCAAGGTCAATATGCGCTCCATTACCGTCGATTCTATCGATGGTATGTTTGAGGGCCAGATCATGGTGTTTGTTAATGATACTGACCAACTTAACAAGCTCATTCACCGCCTTTCCAAAGTGAACGGAGTGCTTCTTGTGGAACGGTTTGATTCATGA
- a CDS encoding Fur family transcriptional regulator, producing MPVTEKHLDKEKYEEVKKIFTAYLENKGLRKTSERYAILEEIYSRTGHFDVEELYAGMKEQGLQVSRATVYNTLDLLVEHGLVSKHQFGRNLAQYEKSYGYRQHDHVICTECHKVVEFCDPRIHGIQTMVGELLNFHILHHSLNLYGVCGDCRAKAAARSLPE from the coding sequence ATGCCTGTCACAGAGAAGCATCTCGATAAAGAGAAGTACGAGGAGGTAAAAAAGATTTTTACCGCTTACCTCGAAAACAAGGGTCTGCGCAAGACCTCGGAGCGGTATGCTATCCTGGAAGAAATATACTCGCGCACCGGTCACTTCGATGTAGAAGAATTGTATGCCGGTATGAAGGAGCAAGGCCTACAGGTGAGCCGCGCCACAGTGTACAACACGCTGGATTTGCTGGTAGAGCACGGCTTGGTCAGCAAGCACCAGTTCGGCCGTAACCTGGCGCAATACGAAAAAAGCTACGGCTACCGCCAGCACGACCACGTTATCTGCACCGAATGCCATAAGGTAGTGGAGTTCTGCGACCCCCGTATCCACGGCATCCAAACCATGGTCGGCGAGTTACTCAACTTCCATATCTTGCACCACTCTTTGAACCTATACGGCGTGTGCGGCGACTGCCGCGCCAAAGCCGCTGCCCGCTCTTTACCCGAATGA
- a CDS encoding STAS domain-containing protein produces the protein MKTDSSVQDGILFVRLSGDLIGSPDTQQLLQSVDQHLGDELRHCAVDLSGIRYINSTGIGVLVSLLTKFRSRGGEMLLINPADHPRKMLALTKLNAIFSVADDETAATQQLKSSN, from the coding sequence ATGAAAACTGATTCCTCCGTTCAAGACGGTATTCTCTTCGTGCGCCTTTCCGGCGACCTTATCGGTAGCCCCGACACCCAGCAACTTCTCCAATCCGTCGACCAGCACCTCGGCGACGAGCTACGCCACTGCGCCGTCGACCTCTCGGGCATCCGCTACATTAACAGCACGGGCATTGGCGTGCTAGTGTCTCTGCTCACCAAGTTCCGCAGCCGCGGTGGCGAGATGCTGCTCATCAACCCCGCCGATCATCCCCGCAAAATGCTGGCGCTAACCAAGCTGAACGCTATTTTCTCGGTAGCGGATGACGAGACAGCCGCCACCCAACAGTTGAAATCCTCGAACTAA
- a CDS encoding adenylosuccinate synthase, with protein MPVDVLVGLQWGDEGKGKIVDVLAPTYDVVARFQGGPNAGHTLTFDGTKHVLHQVPSGIFHSHILNVVGNGVVLDPMVFRQELQKLTDRGIDWSRNLHISRKAQLILPSHRALDRISEEARGGSKIGSTLKGIGPTYQDKIGRTGLRVGDILLPDFQERYQEAVARHTAVAEFYSKSLEIKDVEADFFSAVDFLRTLQLTDTEYLLNDLLKQGKNVLAEGAQGSMLDIDFGTYPYVTSSSTIVAGACTGLGIAPRHINKVYGISKAYCTRVGSGPFPTELHDAVGEQIRQAGREFGSTTGRPRRCGWIDLPALRYSIMLNGVTEIHLMKADVLDDFDEIQVCTHYRLPTGEQTDHLPDHGDLQNLTPIYTSVPGWRTQLQSITDTQALPQQLKAYIRFLEQHLEVPISIVSVGPDRVSTLHLN; from the coding sequence ATGCCCGTTGATGTACTAGTAGGCCTGCAGTGGGGCGACGAGGGGAAAGGAAAAATTGTCGATGTACTGGCGCCTACCTACGACGTGGTGGCCCGCTTCCAGGGCGGGCCTAACGCCGGCCACACCCTTACTTTCGATGGCACCAAGCACGTGCTGCACCAAGTGCCGTCTGGCATTTTCCACTCACACATTCTGAACGTAGTCGGCAACGGCGTTGTACTCGACCCCATGGTGTTTCGCCAAGAGCTACAAAAGCTAACCGACCGCGGCATCGACTGGAGCCGAAATCTTCATATCTCCCGCAAAGCTCAGCTCATCCTGCCTTCGCACCGTGCCTTGGACCGCATCAGCGAGGAGGCCCGCGGAGGTAGCAAGATTGGCTCAACCCTGAAGGGAATTGGGCCCACGTATCAGGATAAAATTGGCCGCACTGGCCTACGTGTCGGCGACATCCTGCTGCCCGATTTTCAAGAGCGCTATCAAGAAGCCGTCGCCCGGCACACCGCAGTTGCCGAGTTCTACAGTAAAAGCCTCGAAATCAAAGATGTGGAGGCTGACTTCTTCTCTGCCGTAGATTTTCTACGAACCCTCCAGCTCACCGACACAGAGTACCTGCTGAATGATCTGCTCAAACAAGGCAAAAACGTGCTTGCTGAAGGGGCTCAGGGATCCATGCTGGATATTGATTTTGGCACGTACCCGTACGTAACATCCTCCAGCACTATCGTAGCCGGGGCCTGCACTGGGCTTGGCATTGCACCTCGCCATATTAACAAAGTGTATGGCATCAGCAAAGCTTACTGCACCCGCGTCGGCAGTGGCCCTTTCCCAACAGAGTTGCACGATGCGGTAGGGGAGCAGATTCGACAAGCTGGCCGCGAGTTTGGCTCCACCACCGGCCGTCCACGGCGCTGCGGCTGGATTGATTTGCCTGCTCTGCGCTATAGTATTATGCTAAACGGAGTAACAGAAATTCATCTGATGAAGGCCGACGTCTTAGATGATTTCGACGAGATTCAGGTTTGCACGCATTATCGCCTACCCACCGGTGAGCAAACCGACCATCTTCCAGACCACGGCGACCTTCAGAATCTAACACCCATTTATACCAGCGTTCCAGGCTGGCGCACTCAGCTTCAATCCATAACCGATACGCAAGCCCTGCCTCAGCAACTCAAAGCCTATATCCGCTTCTTAGAACAACATCTGGAAGTTCCTATCAGCATTGTAAGTGTTGGTCCCGACCGGGTCAGCACTCTGCATCTGAATTAG
- a CDS encoding BatA domain-containing protein — MAFTYPWSLLGLIAVVIPIAIHLFELRRPQRVLFSNVEFIREVQLITARQRKLKQLLVLIARIGVIIFLVLLFAQPFIPAPQQTAGQQGAVSVVIDDSPSMQQQSNVGDLPLVEQAIQEAVDLPLAFPTTAQFMLWPGKRELLNPAAFRAAAEQVQVTGQSSDLGERLLQAQRDAQAAGPVFIFSDFQKSGFSANALQTIDTAQQVFLVPLASQSGPNVFVDSVWLDDALVRAGVDLTLQIRLRNGGEQPVQECQAKLFVGRQQAAVFRATVPAQKTLTTQVRVRLPAGKPQNCRIEVEDSPVDFDNAYYFTLQPAAPIPVVEVAADAQLNRLYGNEPLFLYQHMGAQAADYRKLATANLIIVREALGLGAGVREQLRQRVQQGATLVVVPPEVTGSQESYSRLFRELGVGPIQWQPRPQGEPVLQEVAMPSMQNPFFRDVFAGVNQRAGMPKAAPVLRWSRSGTDVLRMRDGEGYLAGFASGAGTVYVFAAPFSAPYSDFSQHPLFVPVLYRLALQSYQQEQRPAYRLTEQAISLRLPRAVSTQEGEQVYRLVQDSLVYIPTQQLQNGTLRLEVPPTLRRPGFYMLQRGNQAVATLAFNFDKRESDLRSYSAAELQQLVGTNRPNVQVYEVGQGQTVAARYKAARMGVPLWRYCLWVALACLLAESILLRWPRKVTSAPVEQAVAA, encoded by the coding sequence ATGGCATTTACGTATCCGTGGTCTTTGTTAGGATTAATAGCTGTTGTTATTCCGATAGCTATTCACTTGTTTGAACTGCGACGGCCACAGCGGGTGCTTTTCTCCAATGTGGAGTTTATTCGGGAGGTACAGCTAATAACAGCCCGGCAACGAAAGCTGAAGCAACTGCTCGTGCTTATAGCGCGGATCGGGGTTATTATATTTCTCGTTTTATTGTTTGCGCAGCCATTCATCCCAGCGCCGCAACAAACGGCTGGGCAGCAGGGAGCAGTTAGCGTTGTGATAGATGATTCGCCCAGTATGCAGCAGCAGAGCAACGTGGGTGATTTGCCACTGGTCGAACAAGCAATCCAAGAGGCGGTTGATTTGCCATTGGCATTTCCTACTACGGCGCAGTTCATGCTGTGGCCTGGCAAACGTGAACTATTGAACCCAGCTGCATTCCGGGCTGCGGCTGAGCAAGTACAAGTAACTGGACAGTCTTCTGATTTAGGAGAAAGGCTATTGCAGGCGCAGCGAGATGCGCAGGCAGCCGGGCCGGTTTTTATTTTTTCCGACTTCCAAAAAAGTGGGTTTTCTGCTAATGCCCTGCAAACAATAGATACAGCTCAGCAGGTATTCTTAGTGCCTTTGGCTAGCCAAAGTGGGCCAAACGTATTCGTGGATAGTGTATGGCTGGATGACGCACTAGTACGGGCTGGGGTAGACCTTACTTTACAGATTCGCCTTCGGAATGGGGGGGAGCAACCAGTGCAGGAGTGCCAAGCAAAATTATTTGTTGGCCGCCAGCAAGCCGCAGTGTTCCGAGCAACCGTGCCGGCGCAAAAGACGCTCACTACACAGGTACGAGTGCGTTTGCCGGCAGGGAAGCCACAGAATTGTAGAATAGAGGTAGAAGATAGTCCGGTAGATTTCGACAATGCCTACTACTTCACGCTGCAGCCTGCTGCTCCAATTCCGGTAGTAGAAGTAGCTGCAGATGCGCAGCTAAACCGATTGTATGGCAACGAGCCTTTGTTTCTCTATCAGCATATGGGGGCGCAGGCAGCAGATTACCGAAAACTTGCCACTGCCAACCTAATCATTGTGCGCGAGGCGCTTGGGCTTGGTGCTGGGGTACGTGAGCAACTTCGGCAACGGGTACAACAAGGTGCCACGTTGGTGGTAGTGCCACCGGAAGTAACCGGAAGCCAGGAGTCGTATAGTAGGCTGTTTCGGGAACTGGGGGTAGGACCTATTCAGTGGCAGCCGCGGCCACAAGGAGAGCCAGTGTTGCAGGAAGTGGCGATGCCTAGCATGCAAAATCCTTTTTTTCGGGATGTATTTGCGGGAGTAAATCAGCGAGCCGGGATGCCGAAGGCTGCGCCTGTTTTGCGGTGGTCACGGTCGGGGACTGACGTGCTGCGCATGCGGGATGGGGAAGGTTATTTGGCTGGGTTTGCTAGTGGGGCGGGTACGGTTTATGTATTTGCGGCGCCGTTTAGCGCGCCCTATTCCGATTTCTCGCAGCATCCGCTTTTCGTGCCGGTGCTTTACCGGCTGGCCCTACAAAGCTACCAGCAAGAGCAGCGGCCTGCCTACCGACTAACGGAGCAAGCCATTAGTCTACGACTGCCCAGGGCAGTCAGCACCCAAGAAGGTGAACAAGTGTACCGTTTGGTACAAGACAGCTTGGTTTATATTCCCACGCAGCAACTACAAAATGGTACGTTGCGGCTGGAGGTGCCACCGACGTTGCGCCGGCCGGGCTTCTACATGCTACAACGCGGCAACCAAGCCGTAGCAACCTTAGCATTCAACTTTGACAAACGAGAGTCGGACCTACGCAGCTACTCGGCGGCAGAGCTGCAGCAGCTAGTAGGAACCAACCGACCCAATGTGCAGGTGTACGAAGTAGGGCAAGGGCAGACCGTGGCAGCTCGCTATAAAGCAGCCCGCATGGGTGTGCCCTTGTGGCGCTACTGCCTTTGGGTAGCCTTGGCCTGCCTGCTGGCAGAATCCATACTGCTCCGCTGGCCTCGTAAGGTAACATCGGCACCGGTGGAACAGGCAGTAGCAGCTTAG
- a CDS encoding DUF4199 domain-containing protein, with protein MESAASTPNPVVRTAALCGVVAGGLCIGWVLFLYATDNNPYGPKRTLSNFFIPIVAVVSQVLLRRYYADGPGLWKSIEVGLLTTLIAAAVAAAGMYTFAQLAGPGLIEQHLAEARHLLESTKALYLKLPNGQQQYEAALLGLAQTPQAFAQDEFAKKLLLGILLSIPGGVFLRK; from the coding sequence TTGGAATCTGCTGCTTCAACCCCGAACCCTGTGGTGCGCACGGCCGCTTTGTGCGGCGTAGTGGCGGGGGGGCTGTGTATCGGGTGGGTGCTGTTTCTGTATGCCACCGACAACAATCCGTACGGGCCTAAGCGCACACTCTCCAACTTTTTCATTCCCATTGTAGCGGTAGTCAGCCAGGTGCTGTTGCGCCGCTACTATGCAGATGGGCCAGGGCTTTGGAAGTCCATTGAGGTGGGGCTGTTGACCACGCTGATAGCCGCGGCAGTGGCGGCGGCCGGTATGTACACGTTTGCGCAGCTAGCAGGTCCGGGCCTGATTGAACAGCATTTGGCAGAAGCCCGGCACCTACTGGAAAGCACTAAAGCTCTTTACCTGAAACTGCCGAATGGGCAGCAGCAATACGAAGCCGCGCTGCTTGGCTTGGCCCAAACACCCCAGGCATTTGCCCAGGATGAGTTTGCAAAAAAGTTGCTGCTTGGGATTCTGTTAAGTATTCCGGGTGGGGTGTTTTTGCGGAAATGA
- a CDS encoding DUF4199 domain-containing protein — protein MENTSISASPAAAGIRYGLIVGIITVIYSFALMATGLEQNPLLGFLTFAILIGGIVMAHQYFKQHNGGFMSYGQGLGIAIIMGGIIGGLSGVFRYIYVNFIDAEYTQRALDVARAKLEDQGTLDDAQIEQTMEWTAKMMPTGPLSIVWSVIATAFFGLLLSLVISAITKRNRPEFE, from the coding sequence ATGGAAAACACCTCTATATCTGCTTCCCCAGCTGCGGCGGGCATCCGGTATGGACTAATCGTAGGCATTATCACGGTTATTTATTCCTTTGCCCTGATGGCCACTGGGCTAGAGCAGAACCCGCTGCTTGGCTTCCTTACCTTCGCAATTTTGATTGGGGGTATTGTGATGGCGCATCAATATTTCAAGCAGCACAATGGGGGCTTTATGAGCTATGGACAAGGGCTGGGAATTGCCATAATCATGGGCGGCATCATTGGGGGGCTTTCGGGTGTTTTTCGCTACATCTACGTCAATTTTATTGATGCGGAGTATACCCAGCGGGCCCTTGATGTAGCCCGAGCCAAACTGGAGGACCAAGGTACCTTGGATGATGCGCAGATTGAGCAAACGATGGAGTGGACGGCTAAAATGATGCCTACGGGTCCGCTCAGCATTGTGTGGTCTGTCATTGCAACAGCTTTTTTTGGCTTGCTGCTATCTCTCGTCATCTCCGCCATCACCAAACGCAACCGCCCCGAGTTTGAGTAA
- a CDS encoding glycosyltransferase family 2 protein, whose product MSKRLSQHFPVELSIVIPLLNEAESLPELTRWIHRVLAQHGLTYEVILVDDGSTDNSWEVIEELAATDTHLRGIRFNRNYGKSAALNVGFRETTGRVVCTMDADLQDSPEELPELYRMIVHDGLDLVSGWKKKRYDPLSKTIPTKLFNGVTRWISGIRLHDFNCGLKAYDSRVVKSIEVYGEMHRYIPVIAKWAGFRKIGEKVVQHQERKYGTTKFGLERFVYGFLDLLSITFVSRFRRRPMHFFGTLGTLSFLVGMLITLWLVGQKVWHSWHNLASREVTAQPLFFLALVAVVVGVQLFLAGFLAEMVQLNGANRNDYLVRERLNLK is encoded by the coding sequence TTGAGTAAGCGTCTTTCGCAGCATTTCCCGGTTGAGCTGTCCATCGTCATTCCGCTGCTCAATGAGGCAGAGTCGTTGCCGGAACTGACGCGCTGGATTCACCGCGTGCTTGCCCAGCACGGGCTAACCTACGAGGTCATTCTGGTGGATGACGGCTCCACTGACAACTCCTGGGAGGTGATTGAGGAGCTGGCGGCCACCGACACGCACCTGCGCGGCATCCGCTTCAACCGCAACTACGGCAAGTCGGCGGCCCTGAACGTGGGCTTCCGCGAAACCACCGGCCGCGTGGTGTGCACCATGGATGCCGACTTGCAGGATTCGCCGGAAGAGCTGCCGGAGCTGTACCGCATGATTGTGCACGACGGCCTGGACCTGGTGAGCGGCTGGAAAAAGAAGCGGTACGATCCGCTTAGCAAAACCATTCCGACTAAGCTATTCAACGGCGTAACGCGCTGGATTTCGGGCATCCGGCTGCACGATTTCAACTGCGGACTAAAGGCCTATGACAGCCGCGTGGTGAAGAGCATTGAGGTGTACGGCGAAATGCACCGCTACATCCCCGTCATTGCCAAATGGGCCGGCTTCCGCAAGATTGGCGAGAAGGTGGTGCAGCACCAGGAGCGCAAGTACGGCACCACCAAGTTTGGGCTGGAACGGTTCGTGTACGGCTTCCTGGACTTGCTCAGCATCACATTCGTGAGTCGGTTTCGGCGCCGGCCCATGCATTTTTTCGGTACGCTGGGCACCCTGTCGTTTCTGGTGGGGATGCTGATTACGCTGTGGCTGGTGGGGCAAAAGGTGTGGCACTCCTGGCACAACCTGGCCTCGCGTGAAGTGACGGCACAGCCCTTATTCTTCCTAGCTCTGGTAGCCGTGGTGGTGGGCGTGCAGCTATTTCTGGCTGGCTTTCTGGCCGAAATGGTACAGCTCAACGGCGCCAACCGCAACGACTACCTGGTGCGGGAGAGGCTGAATTTGAAGTAG
- a CDS encoding glycosyltransferase: MKVVIIGPAYPLRGGLATYNERLARAFHEAGDEVRIVTFSLQYPDFLFPGQTQFSTEPGPTDLDIEVSLNSVNPLSWYRVGNRLRRERPDLVIFRFWLPFMGPALGTVARLVRRNRHTRVVAITDNVLPHEKRPGDRPLTRYFLAACHGFVTMSRAVLADLRRLHFRQPAVYRPHPLYDNFGPLKPKADALRALGLDPAFHYLLFFGFIRAYKGLDILLQAFADERLAHRPIKLIIAGEFYEDAAPYEALIRQHNLESRLVRATDFIPNERVVDYFCAADMVVQPYKNATQSGVSQIAYHFGRPMLVTDVGGLAELIPNGEVGYVVPPTPHAIADALVDFYEHEREPEFTAGVWARKKEFSWEVMVKALKEVAERPKLIS, from the coding sequence ATGAAAGTAGTCATCATCGGGCCGGCGTATCCATTGCGGGGCGGGTTGGCTACCTACAACGAGCGGCTGGCGCGGGCCTTCCACGAGGCCGGTGACGAGGTGCGCATCGTGACGTTTTCGTTGCAGTATCCGGATTTCCTGTTTCCGGGCCAGACCCAGTTCAGCACCGAGCCCGGCCCCACGGACCTCGATATTGAGGTGAGCCTGAACTCCGTGAATCCGCTCAGTTGGTACCGGGTGGGCAACCGCCTGCGCCGGGAGCGGCCCGATCTGGTGATTTTTCGATTCTGGCTGCCATTTATGGGGCCGGCCCTAGGCACGGTGGCCCGCCTCGTACGCCGCAACCGTCACACCCGCGTGGTGGCCATTACCGACAATGTACTTCCGCACGAAAAGCGGCCCGGCGACCGGCCGCTCACGCGCTACTTCCTCGCGGCCTGCCACGGTTTCGTGACCATGAGCCGCGCTGTGCTGGCCGATTTGCGCCGCCTGCACTTCCGGCAGCCGGCCGTGTACCGGCCCCACCCACTCTACGACAATTTCGGCCCGCTCAAGCCCAAAGCCGACGCCCTGCGGGCCCTGGGTCTCGACCCTGCGTTTCATTACCTGCTGTTTTTTGGCTTTATCCGAGCGTACAAGGGCCTCGACATCCTGCTCCAGGCCTTTGCCGATGAGCGGCTGGCCCACCGGCCTATTAAGCTTATCATAGCCGGCGAGTTCTACGAAGACGCTGCCCCATACGAGGCCCTGATTCGGCAACACAACCTGGAAAGCCGCCTCGTGCGCGCCACCGATTTTATCCCAAATGAGCGGGTAGTGGATTACTTCTGCGCTGCCGATATGGTAGTGCAGCCCTACAAAAACGCCACCCAAAGCGGTGTATCGCAGATTGCCTACCACTTCGGCCGGCCTATGCTGGTGACGGACGTGGGCGGGCTGGCCGAGCTGATTCCCAATGGCGAGGTGGGCTACGTGGTGCCGCCCACGCCCCACGCCATTGCCGACGCGCTGGTGGACTTCTACGAGCACGAGCGGGAGCCGGAATTCACGGCCGGTGTGTGGGCGCGGAAAAAAGAGTTTTCCTGGGAGGTGATGGTGAAGGCGTTGAAGGAGGTGGCAGAAAGACCTAAGCTAATTTCGTAG
- a CDS encoding DUF1801 domain-containing protein: MPTPAYSYKDFVAALPAERQATVQGVWDTVRAAMPAGYVEQASATMLQFVADGEMAVALASKKNYLSLYLMTLYHFPERAKLLQAAAPKLKLGKSCINFNRVEELPLEAIAELLRGISAPQYLERIASNKRNPHQQPADGTS; this comes from the coding sequence ATGCCTACGCCAGCTTATTCCTATAAAGATTTTGTGGCCGCGCTGCCGGCTGAGCGGCAAGCCACCGTGCAGGGCGTCTGGGACACCGTACGAGCGGCTATGCCGGCTGGATACGTGGAACAGGCCAGCGCCACCATGTTACAGTTTGTGGCTGATGGCGAAATGGCCGTGGCGTTGGCTAGCAAGAAAAACTACCTGAGCCTCTACCTGATGACGCTCTACCACTTCCCGGAGCGGGCTAAACTGCTGCAAGCAGCCGCCCCGAAGCTGAAGCTGGGCAAAAGCTGCATCAACTTCAACAGGGTTGAGGAGCTGCCGCTAGAAGCCATTGCCGAGTTACTGCGCGGTATTTCGGCGCCGCAGTACCTGGAGCGGATTGCCAGCAATAAGCGTAATCCGCATCAACAGCCCGCCGACGGCACAAGCTAA